Within the Musa acuminata AAA Group cultivar baxijiao chromosome BXJ2-9, Cavendish_Baxijiao_AAA, whole genome shotgun sequence genome, the region CATGCTCCTCGTAAGGAGGACCTGAGGAGGAGGATGCACATTCTTCAGCTTCAATCACCCTGAAGGAATCTTCCAATTAGACAGAGCTCCCAAAACTTGCACactttcttaattatttattatcaaagatagcATAGTCCTTTGAAGAAGATTAGATACATTTAAGGATAATAGTAGAGCAGAGTCAACTAAAGCCGAGAGGAGAGACCTTACATACAATGATTTGTGCCCAAGATATGCTCTTCGGAACCCCCAAACAAAACTGATATAGAAGTTTTATTATAAAAAGAAgagcaaaaagaagaagaaagggtaaGTGAAGGTTTAGAGGGGCCCCCCACCGATCTTCCCCACAAATCATACCGAAACAAAAAGTATTGACCAGGATTCACTCATTGGAGGTCTACCCATGAGAGGGGGAGAAGAGACATCCATCAACCCAACCAATTGAAAGCAATATACGTCCTCTTTCAAAGGTTTTAAAATCATGTCATAAGCTAAAACTATAAACttgaacccatcaattgactttaccacataaaaaattatatataaagattataaagtataataaaatattaataaactTATTACTAGGTTGAGAAAGGATTAATCCGAATTTGGTGACTTGAAAAATCCTGATGCAGCTTGACCCATAACATCCATAAAAGCtaatttgaacccttgtattttGCATTTAGCATTTTATGGGCTGGCCAATTGTGTCGATGGGCTAGCCTTGACTCATTTGCTTCCTTAGAAACTGTTGTTCCTATTCTTTGATGTGTCTTGTTATTAGGTAACTTTGATACAACCCTTATCCGTACCTCCATTGAGTCGATTTCTTGGTTTGGCCTCAGGGAGAGTAGATGATCAATGGAACAAAAAGCAGTGAACATATGATCTTCACATACTGACATTAATGGTGGCTCACATTTATTTTACTTTTAGAAGGTCTTATTCCCATTAATGATGGTTTTCTATTGTCCCTAACTAGTGCTGTAGCAATGGCAAATCAAGATCTCTATGGCTTGCTGCGACTTCATGACAGTGCTGATAGTAATCAGAAAGGGTTGCTAAAATGTAACTAAGCACTTTGTGGAACTCAGGAAGAAAATGATGCCCTCCATATGTTCATAAAGATGATTGATTTAAGCCTACTTTTGTTGCTTGGTCTCTAAGGTTCACAGTCCTGAGCCTCTAGTGGAGACAAACCTAACTTTGCTCCTAATTGATTTGACAGGGAAATAATCTTCTGCTAATGAACCCTAGAATAAATTGAACTTCCACAGACACTAGACCTTTTTTTAGGTCAAAGAAATTGATGACCTAATTGAGCACCACTCCTCATGCATTGTTTATTTAGAAGTTTGAAATATGCTAACTCCTcttttatgatttcttttttttttttctatcattgaCAACAAATTTCTTACTTTTAATTCGTTAACTATTTTCACTTAAGCATTCTCCTTGCTAACCACTTCTTTTTAGTCGATCAATGGGTAATCTTATCTAGGAATGTATTAGTATGTCCTGAAATGGTTCTTTGATACAACAAATTAAAGTCTTTCATCTCTTCACAATCATCTACACTACTTAATAGGGTTATTGTAGATTGAGCAGTAATATGTGCCAGTGGACTATAAAGTTCGAGGGATGGCTTTGTAGAGGTTGGACTTTCAACAATTTGGTCATGGCAGTGGATCTACCTACGCTTACTATTactaaaaatatctttcattgacATACTTCGTCGTCATCTGTCGACATCAACATCAGACTCAGTTTTTCATGGCTTAGTGAAGGATGTTCTTATTAGTTATCACCCGTTGTCGGCGTCTTTTCTTCGTTTAAGATATATGAGCTATCAACTGAACGACGGAAAACTAATAAATCAACAAGATTGATGTATCTTTGACGAAGAACAAGCTGCGATTTATCGAAAGAAGTTAATGGTATGGTGTGTTGATGGTCTCTGTTCTTCGTTTAAGATATATGAGCTACTGAAATGAATGGATGGTTCAACTGAACAATAGAAAACTAATAAATCAACAAGATTGATGTATCCTTGATGAAGAACGAGCTGTGATTCATCGAAAGAAGTTAATGGTGTGGTGCAATATCAAAAAATTATTGGTTGAAAAGACTGATATAATGGACTGACAACTTGGGAAAATTTAATGTGAGGAAGCTATTCATGGATCTCTCTGCTCTTTGACTACCAATATGTCAACGTGTATGCCAAAAAACCTAGCCTGCGATTAAGAAAACTGAGGATGAGTTGGGTTACATAACAAGGTCAACCACATGTCATCCAAGATGTCATGGCAGTTCCTTTGACCTTGTGAATCGGTTCCTGCAAGAATTTACCTGTCATATATTAATCTGGAAGCGAAAGAAGCTATATAGTTTAACCAGGAAGAAAAGAGATCAAAGAATCAACAGATGTTTGTGACAAGTTGTTTCTTTCGAGGATGAGTTTGTAGCGGAGGCTATTAATTGATGAGGTAAAAAGAATGCGACGTAGGAAGCTACATATATCATCGAGTTGCAATAACAAATTCGCTAGTTATGTTGTAGAACAAATTGGCAATCTGTGGCGTTGGATGTTCCATTTGGCTCAACAGGTTTCTGGAGATCTTCGACTTTTAATTATGTGGTACAGCAGAATCAAATTCTTTTGATGAGAAAATGTACACAATTcgatgattgatttgttttctttttttcttttctgtcttCTGGCAAATTCATGATACTTTGATGGAATCATTATTATTTCGATCCCGATATCATCCTTTCAAATGTCATTTTCCACCACCGTAAGGAGAACTTTCGGCTGCCCAGGTTAGCTTTTCGTGATTCTTTTGTTCTTCCCGGCGTTGCATTCGAATGCTCACGGTCAACCGGATTTACTGTCCTCTCTTTCGACCTGTGTAGCTCTTGTGGAGAGTTGCTTCCGTGCAAGACGAGATGTGGTCTCTGCACAGAAGCTACCGTCGTGAGGACCGTACGACCTTCCGAAAAATCCTTTGTCCTGGAGCAAGGATCGACAGGGGATCATAAATGCCTTTTCTATGAGCAAATAGCTCCCATCTGTCACCGAAGTGGGCCTTCCACTCCTCCTGTGTTGTGTAGTGTGGCAAGTATTGCTTCATCTGGATTCCTGCCTTGTTACAGAAGTCTAAGATCTTATCGTTCTGTTTCAGTGCACGCTCCAAGTTGTCATGATCCGAGGAAGACGGCGACGACGAGAGGAACGCCACCAGGTAGAAGACCTCCTCATCTGGAATCACTGCCGATGTTCTGTTATCCCACCTGCAGCCACGAATCGATGTGAGATCAAGCAATTCCAGGACCGTAAGATGAATCGAAGAAGAACCGATTCGATTACTTGGATCTGTGAAGTGGGTACAGGAGGATGGGACCGTTGTTGCTGTCTGTGAGAATTTTGCCGAAGACCTCTTCTGCGAAGTCTTTGATCCTGGTTCTGGGTATGAGAAGGTTCAGCCATGGATGCGGAACTTCCCACAGGCCTTTGGACCGCAGCTTCACCTCGGAGACGTGCACCCTGTCCAGGAACTCCAGGTAGGTGACCTCCGACTGGAAGAGGGTGGACGGTATGTACCTCAATCTCGACAGAAGCGCTTCGACTCGCTGCGATCACAGGCACAGGTTACCGCACGTTCATGGCCTGCAGACAATGCATTGCAGGGGTGTGGACCGGGGATGATCACCTGGTGCATGACATCGGCCTCGTCTCGGTTGAAGTTTTTGGTCATCTCGAGGCAGAAGAGGATCCTCCCGTCGGAGTCGAACCGGCTGGCTTGAACGGGATCCTGCGGGTTGAACGACGATCTCCAGTTGTTGAGCAGTCCCGTCCGGTTGATGATCACGAATCCTTCGATGTAGTCGAAGGTCTCCCTCGCCGAGATGAGCATCTCCTGGTCCTCCGTGAAGCTGGAGAAGTCGGAGTACAGAACTCTGATCCACTTCACCTGTGAGAAGCCACTCATCAGCGCTGCTGAATTCTGTCGCTACAACCGGACGAGGTGCCACGGAGTCCCTACCATCTCCGGCGCTGGTTCGAGCGCGATCCTGGCTCCGGTGATGACTCCGAACTGGCCGAGGCCTCCGAGAGCAGCGTGGAAGAGGGCGGCATTCTCCTCGGTCGAGCAGGTAAGCAGCTCGCCCTTCCCTGCACCCAACGTTTCGATGCAGAGTCATGCACAGATCGGTGATGGTGCTGCATGGTAAACTTGCGGCGTGCTCACGAGAACCTGTGACGATCTCGAGCTGGTGGACGTTGCTGATCTGGGGGCCGTGCCGGAACGCCTGCCCGCTGATCCCAGCATTGGACAGCGTCCCGCCGATGGTGAGGTGGAGGTAGTCGGTCCAGGACTTGGGCGCCAGGCCATGCTTCAGGCATTCGAGCAGCACGTTGATCCACAGCTCCCCTCCCGAGGCGTCCACGTAGGGGCGCTCCCCGGCGTGCACCCGCGTCCCGCCTCCGCGGAGCGACTCCATGTGGATGACCACCCCGCCATCGGCCTGCGCCTGGCCCTGCAGCGAGTGCCCGTGGCCTCGGGCCGCGACGGTGAGCTTCGAGCTCGGACCCATTTGGAACACATGCTTGATGATGGCGGCGATGTCCGAGACCGACACTGGGTGCAGGATCGCCGACGGCAGGAACCGGAAGCGGTTCCCAAAGTCTTTTGCGGCGAGGGAGACGTCGTGGAAGCTCAAGTTGCCCTCGAGGCGGAGTGCGTCCAGCGAGGAAGGCACGTCAGGGTCGGAGACATGCATGGCGATGCCGCCTAGGACCAAGACGAGGAAGAGCTCGAGGAAGACGACGCTGTGTTGTCGAAGGAGACAATGCATGGTTATATATGGAAGAAGCGTGAGGAGAAAGGGAGGAGCAGCGGAAGTGGAAGGGGGGAGGAAGGGGGATTTAAAGGGGGAAGTGAGAGGCCGCAAGATTGTCAACCGGTGTTCGATTCAATGTCCGCGACTTTTGACGCAACCGTGCCCTTCTTTTTGGGCCGTTGTCTGAGGAAGCTCTACCTTTGTTAGCTGAAGGCAAGCTTTCTCTGGACATCATAGAAACCCAGCGGTGGTGTTGGAGCCCGATATCGAGACGTCGGAGGGGCGACGGGTGGCGGCCCCCCGGCTCGGGCTATAATAGGACGCCAACATCTCGTGTCACCTTCCTAATGGTTCCTTTACAGATGGGTTGAATCATTGTCCTTGGTTCTTTCTTTGTGAGGTCACGCTCAAGTCGGTTCGAGACCGTCGATCTGGTTCCTACCGAGCCCACCATCATGTAATCGTCGGAACGGTGGCCCCTCCGACGCCAGAGACTCGGGCACCACCACCGGCACGGGGGAGGGGGTCTGATGATCCATGTCACCTTATGGATCGACGGCGAGGGAGGGTTAAAGGTGTTTAAAGTGACAGCGGCAGGGAAACGTGCAAGCGTCGGGATTCTTCCTATCACCACCTAAGCACGGCCGGTGAAGGATTCTGTTCTAGGTTCCATGCGGTGGGGAGCTGGGCGTCGAGTGGTGTTACTGGCTGCAGTAGTCAAAGGCTAGACGTAGCAACTAAATGCtacgatctccctagggtgaATCAATCCGATTTGTTCCACCGGATTAGATCGATCGATTGACTTGGCCTTTTTGGTTGGGTTGAGATCACGTTTTAGAGGTATAGCCTTAGCCGCACCGATAAGAGTCCAAAATATTGGGGGACCACCAGTACAATCAGATTGTATAGTAGTGCCGAATGaaaatggtggtggtggtggtatggTATCAGTCAGCAGCGACCCAACCGTGAAATCTATTTCGAGCGAAGGGTGATGCTTCCACCCTAGATTTTGCCTACCACCACCGTCCATGCTTCCAACCCAGCAAGCGTAAAAGGGAATGTGTTTGGCCAAGATTCGGTGTCTTTACACAGCTGTTTGCACCaccaaggaaaggaagaagagaggtcaaaagcagcagcaacagcaacatGAAACATACGATGGAATATATACAACAAATAAAAAAGGTGTGGGTGGGCGTCCAAAGCCGCGTTCCCATTGGTTGGTACGTATGAACGCCCAATCAACTGCAAGTGGGTCGTCAGTTTGATCCCCTCAAACAAAAAATATACTGATATCGGCAACTAACTGCATATCAGTCGATCGAAGAAGAAAGGGATGCATAAAAAATCGAAATGGAAATCCCAAGGGACAAAACTAGCAGGACAAAGACGGGATGGAGGCATCTCCGAGAGGAGGAGGATGGTGGCACAAGGAAACGAGAACCACCTCAAAAAGCTGTCCTCCGCCTGAGCTTCTCACGTCCTCCCACCAATTGATTGGAGGGCGTCGCACAGTACGACACTGACACGCGGCGGCTATCACCACCGGCCGTCGTCACACACACTAGATATCAACACGTGGCAGCTGTCACACCGATCGTCGCAACTGCCACGTCATTAAATCATCAACAACGGTACCATTCCGTGTCCCACAGGGGAAGGGGCGGGACCACCCAAAAAGCTCGAGGCCCACTTCTTCTCGTGTGCCCACCAACAACCCACTGGCTTCCCATTCATATCTTGTCCCCTATGCTTTGCGCAACACAACACAGCCGCCATCGCCCACTCATCCCGTGGTTGCATCGTATTACATATGCCTCGGTGACATTTTAACGAGAGAGTAAGCAGGGAATGGGTATTTTAACGGCGTGCTTGGAACACGTTGTTCACGAACGATGGGGGGAGGGAGGGAGAGCAAAATCTAAGAGGGAATGGAATatatgggagagagagagagatcagattGCCGCCGCCGCCCTGTCGCCTCCGGAAAGAATCCAAGATCGATCCATGCACGCGTCAGTTTCTCATACGTAGATCTCGTCTTTGAAGTAGGTTGTCGATGGCTTATTGGCTCCTCCATCATTAGAAGTTACAACGATTCTGCTTATACTACTGAAGGAATGTGTAATTATTGTATTTATGctttttaaatctaaaatttgaatgaaaataattattaaggttatttgattacaaattttggagtTGGTTCGAATTTATTTGAACCGATTCAAAAATGTATTGAATCAGAAGATATTTAAGACTATAATAGGTAATAATCATTAAGGTTatttgattacaaattttggagtTGGTTGGAATTTATTTGAACTAAATCAAAAATTTATTGaaccaaaaaatatttaagactaTTCTAGGTAATAATTATTAAGGTTATTTGATTACAAATTTTGAAGTTGGTTGGAATTTATTTGAACTGATTCAAAAATTTATTGAATTGTAAAATATTTAAGACTATTATAGGTAATAATTATTAAGATTATTTGAATAGAAATTTTAGAGTTGGTTCGAATTTATTTGAACCAATTCAAAAATTTATTGAACTGAATATCCACCACAAATAAAAAGGTTAAAAATGGTGAGAATAagagggttaattatatattacctatcTTTTTAACATTTCACTCCCTaggcttaaaaaatttatattgaaatctttatacttatgaaagtgaaatacttAATCTCATTTACCCTAATATTGTCGACTTTACTGAAAGAAGATATAGCACAAGATAGCATATGCATGAATGACGTTGTATCGCTTTGTCTCACTTACTTCATCTTCCCTCTCTCTTCTCATTCTCGATGATGCAGATGTCTCATCAgtcttcttttcctctttcttcATCTATATAGATATCTCAGAGGAGGAAAAAAAGGCAGAGCGGTGCAATGCTAACGAAGATGCGTAACCTCCCTTATCTTCCTCATATATCTCAtcgttttgtcttttttttttttattatcgttGATGTTTGGATTGACAATAGCAAAA harbors:
- the LOC135623168 gene encoding cytokinin dehydrogenase 4-like; the encoded protein is MHCLLRQHSVVFLELFLVLVLGGIAMHVSDPDVPSSLDALRLEGNLSFHDVSLAAKDFGNRFRFLPSAILHPVSVSDIAAIIKHVFQMGPSSKLTVAARGHGHSLQGQAQADGGVVIHMESLRGGGTRVHAGERPYVDASGGELWINVLLECLKHGLAPKSWTDYLHLTIGGTLSNAGISGQAFRHGPQISNVHQLEIVTGKGELLTCSTEENAALFHAALGGLGQFGVITGARIALEPAPEMVKWIRVLYSDFSSFTEDQEMLISARETFDYIEGFVIINRTGLLNNWRSSFNPQDPVQASRFDSDGRILFCLEMTKNFNRDEADVMHQRVEALLSRLRYIPSTLFQSEVTYLEFLDRVHVSEVKLRSKGLWEVPHPWLNLLIPRTRIKDFAEEVFGKILTDSNNGPILLYPLHRSKWDNRTSAVIPDEEVFYLVAFLSSSPSSSDHDNLERALKQNDKILDFCNKAGIQMKQYLPHYTTQEEWKAHFGDRWELFAHRKGIYDPLSILAPGQRIFRKVVRSSRR